A genomic window from Apus apus isolate bApuApu2 chromosome 26, bApuApu2.pri.cur, whole genome shotgun sequence includes:
- the SLC39A14 gene encoding metal cation symporter ZIP14 isoform X1, with protein sequence MIPSTGSRGCSLLLLLCLLPCPWVWAGRDAAVGPALSAGSFLQDLLQRYGESQTLSLKQLKALLNRLDVGVGHSNLSQPPQQRVNLSRCFSSSELFAIHNLSEGSAVGHREFQEFCPTILQQLESRACASENLENEENEQTEETRPSSAEVWGFGFLSVSMINVASLLGVFIVPCAEKTFFSRVLTFFIALSIGTLLSNALFQLIPEAFGFNPQEDYYVSKSAVVFGGFYLFFFTEKVLKMLLKQKDQHHHGHSHYGPEALPSKKDQEEGVTEKLQNGDLDHMIPHITNELECKTPSGVEKVVVGSLSVQDLQASQSACYWLKEVRYSDIGTLAWMITLSDGLHNFIDGLAIGASFTVSVFQGISTSVAILCEEFPHELGDFVILLNAGMTIRQALFFNFISACCCYVGLAFGIVAGSHFSANWIFALAGGMFLYIALADMFPEMNEVSREDEQTGSALITFAIQNAGLLTGFTIMVLLTMYSGQIQIG encoded by the exons ATGATTCCCAGCACAGgctcccggggctgctccctgctcctcctgctctgtctcctgccctgcccgtgggtctgggcaggcagggatgccgCGGTGGGACCGGCGCTCTCCGCGGGCTCCTTCCTGCAGGATCTGCTCCAGAGGTATGGAGAGAGCCAGACCCTCAGCCTGAAGCAGCTGAAGGCCCTGCTGAACCGTCTGGATGTGGGAGTGGGACACTCCAACCTCTCCCAGCCTCCACAGCAGCGGGTGAACCTCTCCCGG tGCTTCAGCTCCTCCGAGCTTTTTGCCATCCACAACCTGAGCGAGGGCTCTGCCGTGGGGCACAGGGAGTTCCAGGAGTTCTGCCCCaccatcctgcagcagctggaatcCCGGGCGTGTGCCTCCGAGAACCTGGAAAACGAGGAAAATGAGCAGACAGAAGAGACCAGACCCAGCTCAGCTGAAG TGTGGGGCTTTGGTTTTCTCAGTGTGTCCATGATTAACGTGGCTTCCCTGCTCGGAGTCTTCATCGTCCCGTGTGCCGAGAAGACCTTTTTCAGCCGGGTCCTCACGTTTTTCATCGCCCTCTCCATCGGCACGTTGCTCTCTAACGCGCTCTTCCAGCTCATCCCAGAG GCCTTTGGGTTCAACCCTCAAGAGGATTATTACGTTTCCAAGTCGGCCGTGGTGTTCGGGGGTTTCTACCTCTTCTTCTTCACAGAGAAGGTCTTGAAGATGCTCCTGAAGCAGAAGGACCAG CACCACCATGGGCACAGCCACTATGGCCCTGAGGCTCTGCCATCCAAGAAGGACCAGGAGGAGGGGGTCACGGAGAAGCTGCAGAACGGGGACCTGGACCACATGATCCCCCACATCACCAACGAGCTGGAGTGCAAGACCCCCTCTGGGGTTGAGAAGGTTGTGGTGGGCTCCCTCTCTGTCCAG GACCTGCAGGCCTCCCAGAGTGCCTGTTACTGGCTGAAGGAGGTGAGGTACTCTGACATTGGCACCCTGGCCTGGATGATCACCCTGAGTGATGGGCTCCACAACTTCATCGACGGGTTGGCCATCGGGGCCTCCTTCACTGTCTCTGTCTTCCAAGGGATCAGCACCTCTGTGGCCATCCTCTGTGAGGAGTTCCCACATGAGCTGG GGGACTTTGTCATCCTGCTGAATGCTGGGATGACCATCCGCCAGGCTCTCTTCTTCAACTTcatctctgcctgctgctgctacGTGGGCTTGGCCTTCGGCATCGTGGCCGGCAGCCACTTCTCTGCCAACTGGATCTTCGCTCTGGCTGGAGGGATGTTCCTCTACATAGCTCTGGCTGACATG TTCCCCGAGATGAACGAGGTGAGCCGGGAGGACGAGCAGACGGGCAGTGCCCTCATCACCTTCGCCATCCAGAACGCGGGGCTGCTGACGGGCTTCACCATCATGGTGCTGCTCACCATGTACTCTGGGCAGATCCAGATCGGGTAG
- the SLC39A14 gene encoding metal cation symporter ZIP14 isoform X2, which translates to MIPSTGSRGCSLLLLLCLLPCPWVWAGRDAAVGPALSAGSFLQDLLQRYGESQTLSLKQLKALLNRLDVGVGHSNLSQPPQQRVNLSRCFSSSELFAIHNLSEGSAVGHREFQEFCPTILQQLESRACASENLENEENEQTEETRPSSAEVWGYGFLCVTVISLCSLVGASVVPFMKKTFYKRLLLYFIALAIGTLYSNALFQLIPEAFGFNPQEDYYVSKSAVVFGGFYLFFFTEKVLKMLLKQKDQHHHGHSHYGPEALPSKKDQEEGVTEKLQNGDLDHMIPHITNELECKTPSGVEKVVVGSLSVQDLQASQSACYWLKEVRYSDIGTLAWMITLSDGLHNFIDGLAIGASFTVSVFQGISTSVAILCEEFPHELGDFVILLNAGMTIRQALFFNFISACCCYVGLAFGIVAGSHFSANWIFALAGGMFLYIALADMFPEMNEVSREDEQTGSALITFAIQNAGLLTGFTIMVLLTMYSGQIQIG; encoded by the exons ATGATTCCCAGCACAGgctcccggggctgctccctgctcctcctgctctgtctcctgccctgcccgtgggtctgggcaggcagggatgccgCGGTGGGACCGGCGCTCTCCGCGGGCTCCTTCCTGCAGGATCTGCTCCAGAGGTATGGAGAGAGCCAGACCCTCAGCCTGAAGCAGCTGAAGGCCCTGCTGAACCGTCTGGATGTGGGAGTGGGACACTCCAACCTCTCCCAGCCTCCACAGCAGCGGGTGAACCTCTCCCGG tGCTTCAGCTCCTCCGAGCTTTTTGCCATCCACAACCTGAGCGAGGGCTCTGCCGTGGGGCACAGGGAGTTCCAGGAGTTCTGCCCCaccatcctgcagcagctggaatcCCGGGCGTGTGCCTCCGAGAACCTGGAAAACGAGGAAAATGAGCAGACAGAAGAGACCAGACCCAGCTCAGCTGAAG TCTGGGGTTACGGTTTCCTCTGCGTGACCGTCATCTCCCTCTGCTCGCTGGTGGGAGCCAGCGTGGTGCCCTTCATGAAGAAGACCTTTTACAAGAGGCTGCTCCTCTACTTCATAGCTCTGGCGATTGGAACTCTCTACTCCAACGCCCTCTTCCAGCTCATTCCCGAG GCCTTTGGGTTCAACCCTCAAGAGGATTATTACGTTTCCAAGTCGGCCGTGGTGTTCGGGGGTTTCTACCTCTTCTTCTTCACAGAGAAGGTCTTGAAGATGCTCCTGAAGCAGAAGGACCAG CACCACCATGGGCACAGCCACTATGGCCCTGAGGCTCTGCCATCCAAGAAGGACCAGGAGGAGGGGGTCACGGAGAAGCTGCAGAACGGGGACCTGGACCACATGATCCCCCACATCACCAACGAGCTGGAGTGCAAGACCCCCTCTGGGGTTGAGAAGGTTGTGGTGGGCTCCCTCTCTGTCCAG GACCTGCAGGCCTCCCAGAGTGCCTGTTACTGGCTGAAGGAGGTGAGGTACTCTGACATTGGCACCCTGGCCTGGATGATCACCCTGAGTGATGGGCTCCACAACTTCATCGACGGGTTGGCCATCGGGGCCTCCTTCACTGTCTCTGTCTTCCAAGGGATCAGCACCTCTGTGGCCATCCTCTGTGAGGAGTTCCCACATGAGCTGG GGGACTTTGTCATCCTGCTGAATGCTGGGATGACCATCCGCCAGGCTCTCTTCTTCAACTTcatctctgcctgctgctgctacGTGGGCTTGGCCTTCGGCATCGTGGCCGGCAGCCACTTCTCTGCCAACTGGATCTTCGCTCTGGCTGGAGGGATGTTCCTCTACATAGCTCTGGCTGACATG TTCCCCGAGATGAACGAGGTGAGCCGGGAGGACGAGCAGACGGGCAGTGCCCTCATCACCTTCGCCATCCAGAACGCGGGGCTGCTGACGGGCTTCACCATCATGGTGCTGCTCACCATGTACTCTGGGCAGATCCAGATCGGGTAG